ATAGATTTTTATGTCTTCAAGTGTAGAGTATTTGAATTTTATATTGAATTGTTTAAGCGATTTATAATATATAAACTATATATCTATAATGGTCAAATATGTAATTTACTATTAAGAAAAAATTGTAGGCTGAATATATGATAATAGTCTTTTAATAAAAGCCACTAAATACTCCTCTTCTGTTCTTAAAGAATATGAATTTCATTATCATAATGCAAAACAAATGGTATTAATTGAAAGATTGAATAATGAAAATTTTTTAAATATTTATTTCAAGAAGCTTATAAAGAATTATAAAATGAAATAAATGTTTCTTTGTGTAAAGTATTGAAGTTTTTTATTTTTTTATTATACTTTTAGAATGAATAGAAGAAATCAATTTTTTGATAAGATAATAAAAAACTTCGATAAAGTATCGGACATAGAAAAGAAAAGAATAATTGAAAGACTTGCTTTACTGTCAAATTCTCAAAATATCATAATAGAGAATTTGGAAGAAGGCATAATAGCAATAGACATAAACGGTATAATTCAAGGTATAAATAAAAAGGCATGTTTTTTCTTATCTATTCCAAGAAACTCAGAAGATAAAGCAATTTCAAAATGTATAAATAATACAGACATAGGAAGATTAATATTAGAACTATTAGAAGCAAATAACACAGATACCAAAATTATAAAAGATGATAAAAATGACAGAATGCTTCAAATAGATATTTTGCCTCTTGGAGATTCTGGAATAATTATAGGAACTTTAATAAAAATATTTGATATTACAAAAAGTTATGAATCTGCTCAAAAACTCAAACGTGCTGAGCAGTTAGCTTCTTTTACAACACTTGCTGCAGGGGTTGCTCATGAAATAAAAAACCCTCTAGGCTCTATTTCTATATATGTGCAGTTGATAGAAAAAATTATTAAAAAAAATATGGATAATGATTGCCAATGTTATAATGAGTTTAAGGATTATTGTAATATTATTAAAGAGGAGATTAGCAGGCTTGAAGATACTATTAATTCATTTTTATTTTCTGTGCGTAAATTGGTGCTTAATTTGGAAGATGTTAATATAAACTCTTTGATAATTTCTACTGTTGATTTTTTGAAATATGAAATAGAAAATAATGATATAAAAATAGATATAAAATTTGATATAGAGAATTTAATTTTAAAAATAGATGAAAGATATATAAAGCAATGTTTAATTAACATAATACAAAACTCAATAGATTCTATTATAGAAAAGAAAAAGCACAAAGAGTTTAAATTAGATGAGAATAATATATTAATAAAATTAAAGCTAATAGACAATAATGCTGTAATATCAATTAAAGATACAGGAATTGGTATAAAAGAAGAGGTGTTATCAAAAATATACGAGCCCTATTTTACAACCAAAAGAAACGGCACAGGTTTGGGGCTTACGAATGTTATACGAATAATAGAGGCACATAATGGCAGTTTTAATATAGAAAGCGAATATGGAATTGGAAGCGAGGCTATTATTAAGCTGCCGTTGATGCTTGAGAATCAAAAATTTTTGGAGAGTGATTTTTAATTTATGCCTAAGATATTAGTTATAGACGATGAGAAAAACATAAGAGACGGTATAAAGAAGTCTTTAGAGTATGAGGGTTATGAAGTAGTTACGGCTGAAAACGGAGAGAAGGGAATAGAGACAGTTTATAAAGGCGGAATTGATTTAGTTATCACAGACTTAAAAATGCCTGAAAAGACTGGAGAAGAGTTTTTGCATGACATACTAGAGTTTGATAAACATATACCAGTTATAATACTTACAGGGCATGGCAATATAGAGACCGCCGTTGATATGATGCGTCTTGGTGCTTATGACTTTATGACTAAGCCTTTTAATATTGACAAAATGCTTCTTATTATAGCGAGGGCATTAGAAAATAAAAACATAAAAAAGACAAATGAAACATTAGAAAAAAGAGTAGACTATCATGAAAGTTTTTATGGAATGATAGGCCATAGCAGTAAGATGCTTAAAGTGTATGAAGCAATAAAACAAGTTGCAAGAACAAAGGCTACTGTGCTTATAGAGGGCGAAAGCGGAACAGGTAAAGAATTAGTTGCTAATGCAATTCATCAAATATCAGACAGAGCCAAACAACCGTATATTACAGTAAACTGTGCAGCACTTTCTGAGGGTGTTTTAGAGAGTGAGTTATTTGGGCATGAGAAAGGTTCTTTTACAGGTGCAATAGACAAAAAAATAGGTAGGTTTGAGGCTGCTAATAAAGGCACTATATTTTTAGATGAGATAGGGGAGATTAATCAGGTTGTTCAGGTAAAACTTTTGAGGGTGCTTGAAGAGAGGGTGATAGAGAGGGTAGGTTCTAATACTCCTATTAATGTTGATATTAGGGTTATTGCTGCTACAAATAAAAAATTATTAGATGAAGTGAAAGAGGGTAGGTTTAGAGAGGATTTATATTATAGGCTTAATGTTATAAAAATAGAGATGCCTCCTCTTAGAGAACGCAGAGAGGATATACCTTTGCTTATAGATAATTTTATCAAAGAGTTTTCTCAGGTTCATAATATAGAGATTACTAATGTAGATAAAAAAGTATATAAATTATTATCTTCTTTAAATTGGGACGGTAATGTACGTGAACTTAGAAACACTGTAGAGACTATGGTTGTGATGTCTAAAGATGGTAAGATAGATGAAAGTAATATTCCTAATTGGGTTTTAAACTCTAGCGGGGATGATTTTGTAATAGACAAAGAGATGACATTAGAAGAACTTGAGAAAAAATATATAAATCATCTTTTAAGTAAAAATAATTTTAATAAAGCACAAGTAGCAAAGATTTTAGGTATAGAGCGTGCAACGCTTTACAGGAAGCTTAAAGATTATAATGTTGATTAATAGGTGTATATACTAAAAATTTTTAAATTTATCAAAATACAAATATTGTTTTATATTTTTAAATATTCCTAATATTTATAGTAAAAACATTTGCACTTTTTGCAACTTTTTGCGGCGGGAAAAAGTTGAATAAAAAATTATATAATAAAAGGGACTTTTAAAAGCCCCTTATAATTTTATTTTTTCAAAAAATTATTTCACAGCTGTCATTATAATGTCGCCTGTGCTTACTTCTCTTGGATCTGTTTTTGTGAGAGATTTTAATTCGCCGTAATTTGACATTATTATAGGAGATGTTATATCATATTCTTTTTCAACTTCTTCTTTTTCAAACTCTATAAGTAAAGTACCTGCTTTTACTTTATCTCCTTCTTTAACATGAGCTTTGAAATATTTACCGCCAAGTTTTACAGTATCCATTCCTATATGTATTAATATTTCAACCCCCCCAGATAATAAACCTATAGCATGATTTGTATCTATCATAGTAATAATTTCACCATCTACAGGAGCATATACTTTACCTTCAGAAGGTACAATAGCCATTCCGTCTCCAAGTGCTTTGCTTGAAAAAGCTTCATCTTTCACTTCTGTAATATCAATTAATTTTCCATTAATAGGTGCTTTTATTTGAATTTTTTTAGAGAATAATCCCATATATAACACTCCGTTTTCATTGATTATTTATAGTAAGTTTAACATAAACAATTATAATGTAAAGAAGTTTATTAAATAATATTTAAGATTAATTTCTTATGTTTACAATATCAAAGACTTTATCTTCCTGAAATTTTGAGAGTTTCTCTTTTTCTGTAACTGTGATAAATACTTGTCCTAATGTTTTTATATATTCTAAAATACTTTCTCTTTTTATATTATCAAGCTCAAGCATAGCATCATCTATTAATAGTATAGGAGATTTTTTTCTGTATTCATTTAATATCTTTTCGCTTGCAAGTTTCATTATAAGTGTAAGCATTCTCTTTTCACCTTGAGAAGAAAATTTTCTTGATAGAGAATCTTTATAGAAGAATTGATACTCTGCTCTATGTATTCCAAAATATGTAGTACGCATTTTTATTTGTTCTTTTATTGTGTTTTCTAGCTTTTTTACATACTCATTTTCATTTTCTATATCTTCTATAGTTGATAAATATTTTATTTTATAAGGATTATCATTTTTAAAAATAGTTCTATATATTTCATTCATCTTTTCTTCTAAAAGCATGGAATATTTTTTGTTTTCATTTGCAATATATAAAGATAATTTTGCTATATCTTCATTATAAATATTAGCATCATTTGGGCTTGTTGTTAAATAAATATTTCTCATTTTTAGAAGTTTATTGTATTTTATAAGAGATAAAAGATATTCATTTGAAATACTTGAGATTAGCATATTAAAATAATCTCTTCTAAGTTTAGGCTCTTGTGTTACCATGTCAGTATCATTCGGCAAGAATATAACATAAAGTATTTTACCTATTAAATTTTTTCTTGAAGGGATTTCTTTTTTATTTATAAATACTTTTTTTGTTTTTTTTTGATATACTATTTCTATATTAGTATCATAATTCAAATCATCTTCTTTGAATATTCCTCTTAAAAAATAATTATCATTTCCATATTTTATTAACTCTCTATCTAAGCGAGTTCTAAATGATATGCCATTTCCAAGAATATATATAGCTTCTAATATATTAGTTTTTCCGCATCCATTCATTCCATATAGAATATTAATATGCTTTGAAAACTCAAATGTATTTTCATTATAATTTCTAAAAGAACGCAGAGTGAGTTCTTTAAGTATCATAAATATCCTTAAATATAATAATTAATTTTAAGATTATACACTATAACTCTAAAAGTTTTAAGGTATTTAATTTCTTTATTATAAATCTATTTTTTTGTATAATGCAACGTCCATTTCTCCGTCAATAAATTCACCTAATTTAGGAACTATTGTTGTGAAATGAGTGCTGTTATTATGAGATTTTATAGCTTCTTCATCTCTCCACTCTTCTATAAAAGTTAAACATTTTCCATCTGTGCTTTCATAAATGTCATAAGCTATACATCCGCCTTCTTTTCTGCTTTCTAATATTAATTCTTTAGCTAGTTTTAAAAAATCTTCTTTTTTATCTTTTTTTACATAGTTTTTGGCAATAATTTTAATCATTGTTTATATCCTTATTATTTATTTTTTTATTATATTTATTTTGTGCTATAGTGTATGATTCGAATAATATAGTCTTTATAGCTTCTATTATATCTTTGCTTAAATCATTATCTATATTTTCTCTTTCACTTTTACTAAAAGAGGATAAAACATAATCATTAACTTTTTTTCCAAAACTAGGTCTTCCTATTCCAACTCTCACCCTAATAAAATCATCACTCTGTAATTGAGCTATTAGACTTTTTATACCATTATGTCCTCCGGAACTTCCTCCCTTCTTTATCTTAAAAGTTCCAAATGGTATATCCATATCATCATATATTACTATTATATCTTCTATTTTTACATTAAAAAATTTTGATATATAAACAGCGGATTCTCCAGATAGATTCATGAAAGTTTGAGGTTTTAATAGTATCAAATCTATATTATTATATTTTGTTCTTGTAAACAAAGATTTTTTTTTGTTGTTATCGAATTTGAGAGATATGTTTTCTGCTAATTTATCAATAATAATAAAGCCTATATTATGTCTATGATTTTTATATTCTTCACCCGGATTACCAAGTCCAATTACTAATTTAGTCATAGATACTTCTTTTTAGATGTTTTATTATTAGATTCAAATAAAATTTTACATATGGCATTAACTACATCGTCAGTTATATCTTTTATTTTTTTTCTTTCATCTTTTGTGAAAGGGGATAAAACGAAGTCAGCCATTTCTTGATCTTCTGTAGGTGTACCTATTCCAATACCAACTCTAGTAAAATTATTGCTTTTTAATGATTCTTCTATACTTTTTATTCCATTATGCTTTATAGGGCCTTCTTTCTCTTCATTATCATTATCATCTGTATCATTTTTAGCAACTACGAGTTTAAACTCACCCACAGGTATATTCATATCATCATATATAACAATAATATCATCAACAGCAATTTTCATGAAACTAGCCATATATAAAGCGGCCTCTCCAGAAAGATTCATAAAAGTTTGCGGTTTTAAGAGAAGATATTCAATTTTACCATATTTAGCCTTGCCAAATACAGTTTTCTTTTTTTTAATATCTAATTCTACATTAAGTTTCTTGGCAACCTTATCGAGTATCATATAACCAACATTATGTCTATGATTTTGATATTTACTTCCAGGATTGCCAAGTCCCATAACTAATTTCATCATAAAATAAGATTATCCTGTAATATTATTATGCTTCAGCAGCAGCACCTTTGTTAGGAGTATCTTCTTCTTGTGTAGTAACAACAGTAACAACAGCTTTAGAGCCATCGCCTACAGGATCTACACCTTCAGGGAATTTAATATCGCTTATGTGTAAGCTGCTTCCAACTTTAAGTTCTGTAACATCAATAGTAATTTCTCTAGGTATAGAACCAGGGAAAGCTTTTATAGGTAATTCATATTCAACTTGTTCTAATGTACCGCCGCCTAAACGAACGCCTTCAGGGGTTCCTTCAATATGAATAGGTACGAAAGTTTTGATTTTTTTGTTTCTATCTATTTCGTAGAAATCTATATGTCTGATAGTTCTTTTAATTCCGTCTAATTGATAGTCTTTAACTAAAACTTCTCTTTTTTGATCATTTTCTATATCTAAAGTAATAATATCATGCTGTCCTGCTAAAGAGAATATTTTTACGAATTCTTTTAATTCTACAGCAATAGAATATTCTTTGCCTCTTCCATAAAGTGTAGCTAAAGCATATCCGTCATTGATTAATTTACGGCCAACGCTTTTTTTAGTAGTATCTCTTTGTAAAGCTTTAATAGTGTAATTTTCACTCATTTTCATTTCCTTCAAAAAATAATGTTTTACTGATCAAATAAAACGCTTATAGAACGTTCTAAATGTATATATTTAATAGCATTAGCAATAACAGGAGCAACAGAAAGCACTTCAATTTTACTGCCTAATCTATCTGTCATTACTCTTAAGCTATCAGTAATATAAAGTTTTTCTACTTCACTAGCATTAATTCTCTCATATGCATCGCCAGAACATACTGCATGAGTTATAAAGATGTATATTTTTCTCATACCGGCATCTTTAAGAGCTTTAATACCTTTAAGTAATGTTCCGCCAGTATCAATAATATCATCTATAATAATAGCGTCTTTACCTTCTACATTACCAATAACATTCATAACTTCGCATTCATTAGCTCTATCTCTTCTTTTATCTATAATAGCGATGTCAAGATTAAGAGTTTTTGCTATAAATCTAGCTCTTCCTACACCGCCTATATCTGGAGAAACAACCATAGCATTTGATATATCTATATCCTTTCTTATTTTATCTAAGAAAACATTTTTAGAAAGCATATGATCTACTGGTATATCAAAAAAGCCCTGTATTTGAGCAGCATGCAAATCAAGAGCTAAAACTCTGTGAACACCAGAAGCTTGTAAAAGGTTAGCCACTAATTTAGCAGTTATAGGTACTCTAGGTTCATTTTTTCTATCTTGTCTAGAATATCCATAATATGGAATAACAGCAGTAATTCTTTTAGCACTAGCTCTTTTTAAAGCATCTATTACACAGAATAATTCCATCCAATTTTCATTACTAGATGGTCTTCCTGTAGGCTGAATTATGTATGTGTCTTTATTTCTAGCGGTTTCTTCTATTTGAACAAAGGTTTCACCATCGGCAAATTTGCGTATCTGCATATTACCTAATCTAATACCTAAATTATCAACAACATCTTTAGCAAGCTGAGGGTTAGCTGTACCGCTTAAAACTAATATTTCTTCTTCTATACCCATAATTACAACCACATTAAAGAAAGTTGGGGTGGGAGGATTCGAACCCCCGAATAAATGGACCAAAACCACTTGTCTTACCGCTTGACGACACCCCAGTATTGATTTTTTATTTCTAAAAGCTTATGAGTACTGAATTATACTACATAATAAAAAATTGTCAAGAGTATTTATGTATTAATTTTAATAAATATATTGTATATTTTATTAGATAATAGTAAATATATTCTATATTTTATTAGATAATAGTATGAACTTTTATATTATTTGCTTGATATTTTGTGAAAAATTATTATAATTCATTTGATAAAATGGTAATTAAATTTAATATTATAAAAAGGAGAATTTTTTTATGGAGAAAAAAATAATAAAAACGCATAAAGCACCTCAGGCTATAGGACCTTATTCTCAAGCTGTTAAAAGCGGAAATTTTTTATTTGCTTCAGGTCAAATACCGCTAGATCCTGTTAGCGGTGCTATGGCTGAAAATAATATTCAAGCACAAACTGAAAGAGTAATGGAGAATATTAAAGGTTTATTAGAATCTGAAAATTTGACTTTTGCTAATGTTATTAAAACTACTTGTTTCTTAAGCGATATGGCTAATTTTGCTGCTTTCAATGAAGTATATGCTAAATACTTTACAGAAAATCCTCCTGCAAGAAGCACTGTAGCTGTTAAGACTTTGCCTAAAGATGCTTTAGTAGAAGTTGAAATTATAGCTGTTGTAGAATAATTTTATTTTTTAAGCCATGTGTTTTTATGCATGGCTTATTTATTTAATCACTTTAATAAAAAAATAAATCGCAAAAAAAATCTAAACAAAGAGAATAAAATGAACATAAGAAATTATATATCTTACCTTATTAAGGGAATGGCTATAGGAGTTGCTAATGCTATACCCGGCGTTTCTGGCGGTACTATAGCATTTGTTCTTGGAATATATGAAAATCTTACTTATGCTATATCTACTTTGCCTACTGCTATTATTAAATTAAAATGGAAAGAAGTAGGGGAGAGCTTAAAAATATTAGTACCTGTTTTTTTGGGGGCTGCTATTTCTATAGTGCTTTTTCTAAATATTATTAATTATTTATTTCAATACTATCCTGTACCTACTAAAATATTTTTTGTGGGGCTTATACTTGGTTCTTTTCCTTTTATTACTAAAACAGTAGATAAATTCGATTTTAAAGTATTTATATCTTTCTTTATAGGTGCTTTTATAATGGCTATATTTGTTTATTTTGATATTAATAAGCCTGCTGGAGAAACTACTTATACTGGAGATTTTTCTATATTTTATGGAATTAAATTATTTTTATGCGGAATAGCTGCTGCTGTTGCTATGGTGATACCGGGAATATCTGGTTCTTTACTTTTATTAATATTGGGCGAGTATGAGAATGTATCTAATCTTGTATCTACTCTTACTAAAAATTTTGCTAATGTGTATCCATTAATATTTTTAGCTTTTGGAGTTGCTATAGGTATTTTTACTATTTCTAAACTTGTTACTATTATTATACAAAAACATAAGTCTATTTTATTTGGTTTTGTGCTTGGTATAATAGTTGTATCTTTTTTAAGTTTATGGCCTAATATTACAACATTAAGTTTGGGAATGCTCACAGCAACAGTTTTATCTATGTGTTTTGGTTTTTTAATTGCCATAGTTATGGAAAAAATATAAAGTTTTTTATTTATTTTTTTATAGTAGAGTATAAAATTTATAATATATGCATCCGAGTATTATAGTAGTACAAAGAGGATAATAAGATGAAAAGATTAAATAACAATAAATTATATCTATTATTAACTTTAGTATTAGTGGCTTTTGCATACTTATACACTAGTTTGATTGCACAGACCTCTTCTGACAGAATCAGCATGGAAAATTATAATGATTTGCCTAACTCTAGAAGACTTGTAACTAAACTTAATATTAAACATATAGAAGAAAATAAAGTGGAAGTAAGCTGGGTTGGTATATATCACCCAAATTTGAT
This is a stretch of genomic DNA from Brachyspira sp. SAP_772. It encodes these proteins:
- a CDS encoding DUF368 domain-containing protein is translated as MNIRNYISYLIKGMAIGVANAIPGVSGGTIAFVLGIYENLTYAISTLPTAIIKLKWKEVGESLKILVPVFLGAAISIVLFLNIINYLFQYYPVPTKIFFVGLILGSFPFITKTVDKFDFKVFISFFIGAFIMAIFVYFDINKPAGETTYTGDFSIFYGIKLFLCGIAAAVAMVIPGISGSLLLLILGEYENVSNLVSTLTKNFANVYPLIFLAFGVAIGIFTISKLVTIIIQKHKSILFGFVLGIIVVSFLSLWPNITTLSLGMLTATVLSMCFGFLIAIVMEKI
- a CDS encoding 50S ribosomal protein L25, producing the protein MSENYTIKALQRDTTKKSVGRKLINDGYALATLYGRGKEYSIAVELKEFVKIFSLAGQHDIITLDIENDQKREVLVKDYQLDGIKRTIRHIDFYEIDRNKKIKTFVPIHIEGTPEGVRLGGGTLEQVEYELPIKAFPGSIPREITIDVTELKVGSSLHISDIKFPEGVDPVGDGSKAVVTVVTTQEEDTPNKGAAAEA
- a CDS encoding ribose-phosphate pyrophosphokinase, with the translated sequence MGIEEEILVLSGTANPQLAKDVVDNLGIRLGNMQIRKFADGETFVQIEETARNKDTYIIQPTGRPSSNENWMELFCVIDALKRASAKRITAVIPYYGYSRQDRKNEPRVPITAKLVANLLQASGVHRVLALDLHAAQIQGFFDIPVDHMLSKNVFLDKIRKDIDISNAMVVSPDIGGVGRARFIAKTLNLDIAIIDKRRDRANECEVMNVIGNVEGKDAIIIDDIIDTGGTLLKGIKALKDAGMRKIYIFITHAVCSGDAYERINASEVEKLYITDSLRVMTDRLGSKIEVLSVAPVIANAIKYIHLERSISVLFDQ
- the pth gene encoding aminoacyl-tRNA hydrolase, with protein sequence MTKLVIGLGNPGEEYKNHRHNIGFIIIDKLAENISLKFDNNKKKSLFTRTKYNNIDLILLKPQTFMNLSGESAVYISKFFNVKIEDIIVIYDDMDIPFGTFKIKKGGSSGGHNGIKSLIAQLQSDDFIRVRVGIGRPSFGKKVNDYVLSSFSKSERENIDNDLSKDIIEAIKTILFESYTIAQNKYNKKINNKDINND
- a CDS encoding PAS domain-containing sensor histidine kinase: MNRRNQFFDKIIKNFDKVSDIEKKRIIERLALLSNSQNIIIENLEEGIIAIDINGIIQGINKKACFFLSIPRNSEDKAISKCINNTDIGRLILELLEANNTDTKIIKDDKNDRMLQIDILPLGDSGIIIGTLIKIFDITKSYESAQKLKRAEQLASFTTLAAGVAHEIKNPLGSISIYVQLIEKIIKKNMDNDCQCYNEFKDYCNIIKEEISRLEDTINSFLFSVRKLVLNLEDVNINSLIISTVDFLKYEIENNDIKIDIKFDIENLILKIDERYIKQCLINIIQNSIDSIIEKKKHKEFKLDENNILIKLKLIDNNAVISIKDTGIGIKEEVLSKIYEPYFTTKRNGTGLGLTNVIRIIEAHNGSFNIESEYGIGSEAIIKLPLMLENQKFLESDF
- a CDS encoding sigma-54 dependent transcriptional regulator, yielding MPKILVIDDEKNIRDGIKKSLEYEGYEVVTAENGEKGIETVYKGGIDLVITDLKMPEKTGEEFLHDILEFDKHIPVIILTGHGNIETAVDMMRLGAYDFMTKPFNIDKMLLIIARALENKNIKKTNETLEKRVDYHESFYGMIGHSSKMLKVYEAIKQVARTKATVLIEGESGTGKELVANAIHQISDRAKQPYITVNCAALSEGVLESELFGHEKGSFTGAIDKKIGRFEAANKGTIFLDEIGEINQVVQVKLLRVLEERVIERVGSNTPINVDIRVIAATNKKLLDEVKEGRFREDLYYRLNVIKIEMPPLRERREDIPLLIDNFIKEFSQVHNIEITNVDKKVYKLLSSLNWDGNVRELRNTVETMVVMSKDGKIDESNIPNWVLNSSGDDFVIDKEMTLEELEKKYINHLLSKNNFNKAQVAKILGIERATLYRKLKDYNVD
- the recF gene encoding DNA replication/repair protein RecF (All proteins in this family for which functions are known are DNA-binding proteins that assist the filamentation of RecA onto DNA for the initiation of recombination or recombinational repair.) — translated: MILKELTLRSFRNYNENTFEFSKHINILYGMNGCGKTNILEAIYILGNGISFRTRLDRELIKYGNDNYFLRGIFKEDDLNYDTNIEIVYQKKTKKVFINKKEIPSRKNLIGKILYVIFLPNDTDMVTQEPKLRRDYFNMLISSISNEYLLSLIKYNKLLKMRNIYLTTSPNDANIYNEDIAKLSLYIANENKKYSMLLEEKMNEIYRTIFKNDNPYKIKYLSTIEDIENENEYVKKLENTIKEQIKMRTTYFGIHRAEYQFFYKDSLSRKFSSQGEKRMLTLIMKLASEKILNEYRKKSPILLIDDAMLELDNIKRESILEYIKTLGQVFITVTEKEKLSKFQEDKVFDIVNIRN
- a CDS encoding RidA family protein, with protein sequence MEKKIIKTHKAPQAIGPYSQAVKSGNFLFASGQIPLDPVSGAMAENNIQAQTERVMENIKGLLESENLTFANVIKTTCFLSDMANFAAFNEVYAKYFTENPPARSTVAVKTLPKDALVEVEIIAVVE
- a CDS encoding PTS glucose transporter subunit IIA; this encodes MGLFSKKIQIKAPINGKLIDITEVKDEAFSSKALGDGMAIVPSEGKVYAPVDGEIITMIDTNHAIGLLSGGVEILIHIGMDTVKLGGKYFKAHVKEGDKVKAGTLLIEFEKEEVEKEYDITSPIIMSNYGELKSLTKTDPREVSTGDIIMTAVK
- a CDS encoding putative quinol monooxygenase; this encodes MIKIIAKNYVKKDKKEDFLKLAKELILESRKEGGCIAYDIYESTDGKCLTFIEEWRDEEAIKSHNNSTHFTTIVPKLGEFIDGEMDVALYKKIDL
- the pth gene encoding aminoacyl-tRNA hydrolase; amino-acid sequence: MMKLVMGLGNPGSKYQNHRHNVGYMILDKVAKKLNVELDIKKKKTVFGKAKYGKIEYLLLKPQTFMNLSGEAALYMASFMKIAVDDIIVIYDDMNIPVGEFKLVVAKNDTDDNDNEEKEGPIKHNGIKSIEESLKSNNFTRVGIGIGTPTEDQEMADFVLSPFTKDERKKIKDITDDVVNAICKILFESNNKTSKKKYL